One Equus quagga isolate Etosha38 chromosome 5, UCLA_HA_Equagga_1.0, whole genome shotgun sequence genomic window carries:
- the LUZP1 gene encoding leucine zipper protein 1, whose translation MAEFTSYKDTASSRHLRFKLQSLSRRLDELEEATKNLQKAEDELLDLQDKVIQAEGSNSSMLAEIEVLRQRVLRIEGKDEEIKRAEDLCQLMKEKLEEEENLTRELKAEIEQLQKRMAELEKLEEAFSRSKNDCTQLCLSLNEERNLTKKISSELEMLRVKVKELESSEDRLGKTEQSLVSELEKLKSLTLSFVSERKYLNEKEKENEKLIKELTQKLEQNKKMNRDYTRNASNLLDRNDLRIEDGISSTLPSKESRRKGSLDYLKQVENETRNKSENEKNRNQEDNKVKDLNQEIEKLKTQIKHFESLEEELKKMKAKNNDLQDNYLSEQNKNKLLASQLEEIKLQIKKQKELENGEVEGEEAFLSSKGRHERTKSRGLGSEVPVSRHAPRELSPQQRRERHRNRELAVNNENYPLSNRQASSPSLTARRTTRASNPGAGADGGAQDMKRAEDRFASGSSQSEGKKCREQPSVLSRYPPAAQEHSKAWKGTPKPGTESGLKGKVEKTTRTFSETTHGSVPNDTLGRADKASDASAEALFGRRGQGPGSGSQVTQASDSGSSKTIGALASSRRSSSEGLSKGRKAASGLEADTTSANAKAALLSKYPYSSRSQENILQGFSTPNKGVDQPIAVVMEDSSQHEALRCRVIKSSGRENPDSDDDVDVVSLVTAKLVNTTITPEPEPRQQLNSREKARSRGGLRAALFENDKDAGAENESVKPVRASTNAVEFPDANGAGVKSQRPFSPREALRSRAVIKPIIVDKDVKKIMGGSGTEATLEKQQSTSTSVWPGPNKVTSSITIYPSDSGSPRANPGEGLRERHTSTSNIQVGPPELTSVSNHVSSPFELSIHKHDITLQFTEAEGAGDASLKNRPETVVSRSSIIIKPSDPVERNSHAPPVETIRWKSHSAPSEVGPSDARHVTVRNAWKSRRDLNSLEDPLTRAVKNVEPSNAYTQRSSTDCSDLEQPRPHLFEQGARRVGNSGEAPELTSRRTQSSLTVSEVLTRRNRVGDAVPAAAWNHSAGMEEGDDYTLSACRRLHNSLERSELPAKQGLPEPGQGRAEERLRPTRPCAEEN comes from the exons ATGGCCGAATTTACAAGCTACAAAGACACTGCCTCTAGCCGCCACCTGCGGTTCAAGTTACAGAGTTTAAGCCGCCGCCTCGATGAGCTGGAGGAAGCCACAAAAAACCTCCAGAAAGCGGAGGATGAGCTCCTGGACCTCCAGGACAAGGTGATACAGGCCGAAGGCAGCAACTCCAGCATGTTGGCCGAGATCGAAGTGCTGCGCCAGCGAGTGCTGAGGATCGAGGGCAAAGACGAGGAAATTAAGAGAGCGGAGGATTTGTGCCAGCTGATGAAGGAGaaacttgaagaggaggaaaaCCTTACCCGGGAGCTGAAAGCCGAGATTGAGCAGCTTCAGAAACGAATGGCTGAACTGGAGAAGCTAGAGGAGGCCTTCAGCAGGAGTAAGAATGACTGTACCCAACTCTGTTTGAGCCTGAACGAGGAGAGAAACCTGACAAAGAAAATCTCCTCGGAGCTGGAAATGCTCAGGGTCAAAGTGAAAGAACTGGAATCTTCCGAGGACCGCCTGGGTAAAACTGAGCAGAGTTTAGTGTCAGAGTTGGAAAAGCTGAAATCATTAACTCTGAGCTTTGTaagtgagagaaaatacttgaatgagaaggagaaagaaaatgagaaactgaTAAAAGAGCTCACTCAAAAACtggaacagaacaaaaaaatgaaccGAGATTACACAAGGAATGCTTCGAATCTCCTAGACAGGAACGACCTGCGGATCGAGGACGGCATCTCCTCCACACTCCCGTCCAAAGAGTCGAGGAGGAAGGGCAGTCTGGACTATCTAAAGCAAGTGGAGAATGAAACAAGAAACAAGTCAGAAAACGAGAAGAACCGAAATCAGGAAGACAATAAAGTCAAAGACCTTAACCAAGAGATCGAGAAACTTAAGACACAAATCAAACACTTTGAATCTTTGGAAGAAGAGCTTAAGAAAATGAAGGCCAAAAATAATGACCTTCAGGACAATTACCtaagtgaacaaaataaaaacaaactcttaGCCAGCCAGCTGGAGGAGATAAAGCTACAAATCAAGAAGCAGAAGGAGCTAGAGAacggggaggtggagggagaggaggccttCCTGTCCAGCAAGGGCAGGCACGAGAGGACTAAGTCCAGGGGCCTCGGGAGCGAGGTGCCTGTGTCCAGGCACGCGCCCCGGGAGCTGTCACCCCAGCAGAGGCGGGAAAGGCACCGGAACAGGGAGCTCGCCGTCAACAACGAGAACTACCCGCTGAGCAACAGGCAGGCCTCCTCGCCCAGTCTCACCGCGAGGAGGACCACCAGAGCTTCCAACCCTGGGGCGGGGGCGGACGGCGGGGCCCAGGACATGAAGAGGGCTGAAGACCGATTTGCATCTGGCTCTTCTCAGAGCGAAGGGAAGAAGTGCAGGGAGCAGCCGTCTGTGCTCAGCCGCTACCCGCCCGCGGCTCAGGAGCACAGTAAAGCTTGGAAGGGAACTCCCAAGCCAGGTACTGAGAGTGGGCTGAAGGGAAAGGTAGAGAAGACAACACGAACGTTTAGTGAGACCACTCACGGATCCGTTCCCAACGACACACTGGGTAGAGCTGACAAGGCTTCGGACGCTTCTGCTGAGGCCCTCTTTGGCAGGCGGGGGCAGGGGCCTGGCAGTGGAAGCCAAGTCACTCAGGCCTCAGACTCTGGCAGTTCTAAGACCATTGGAGCTCTGGCCTCATCTCGAAGATCTTCCTCAGAAGGACTCTCTAAGGGCAGAAAGGCTGCCAGTGGCCTGGAGGCTGATACCACTTCCGCAAATGCCAAGGCTGCACTTTTATCAAAGTATCCTTATAGCTCCAGAAGCCAAGAGAACATCCTTCAGGGCTTTTCAACCCCGAATAAAGGAGTTGATCAACCCATAGCAGTTGTGATGGAAGACAGCAGTCAGCATGAGGCCCTGAGGTGTCGAGTCATCAAATCCAGTGGCAGAGAGAACCCAGACTCAGATGACGATGTGGACGTGGTGTCTCTTGTTACGGCCAAGTTGGTAAACACAACCATCACTCCGGAGCCAGAGCCCAGACAACAGCTCAACTCGAGAGAAAAAGCCAGATCCCGCGGGGGACTCAGAGCTGCCCTGTTTGAGAATGATAAAGATGCTGGGGCAGAAAATGAATCTGTGAAGCCAGTGAGAGCCTCCACCAATGCCGTGGAGTTCCCAGATGCCAATGGTGCTGGGGTAAAAAGCCAGCGGCCCTTCAGCCCCAGAGAGGCCTTGCGGTCCAGGGCCGTCATCAAACCTATCATCGTTGATAAGGATGTGAAAAAAATTATGGGAGGATCTGGAACTGAGGCCACATTAGAGAAACAGCAATCCACCTCCACCTCTGTTTGGCCAGGGCCAAACAAAGTGACAAGCAGCATTACCATCTACCCCTCTGACAGTGGCAGCCCCAGAGCCAACCCAGGCGAGGGCCTGCGGGAGAGGCACACCTCCACCAGCAACATCCAGGTTGGGCCACCAGAGCTCACGTCAGTTAGCAACCACGTCAGCTCTCCCTTTGAGCTCTCCATTCACAAACATGACATCACCCTGCAGTTTACAGAAGCTGAAGGAGCAGGAGATGCGTCCCTGAAGAACAGGCCAGAAACAGTGGTCTCGCGGAGCAGCATTATCATCAAGCCGTCGGATCCTGTGGAGAGGAACAGCCATGCACCCCCAGTGGAGACAATCAGGTGGAAAAGCCATAGTGCCCCTTCAGAAGTGGGCCCCTCAGATGCCAGACATGTCACTGTGCGGAATGCCTGGAAGAGCAGGCGAGACTTGAACTCTTTAGAAGACCCCCTAACTCGAGCAGTTAAAAACGTGGAGCCCAGCAACGCCTACACCCAGAGGTCTTCCACAGACTGTTCAGACCTTGAACAGCCCAGGCCACACCTTTTTGAGCAGGGCGCTCGAAGGGTGGGAAATTCGGGGGAAGCCCCTGAGCTCACCTCCAGAAGGACCCAAAGCAGCCTCACCGTGTCCGAGGTGCTCACTCGCCGGAATCGGGTAGGAGATGCCGTCCCGGCCGCAGCCTGGAACCACTCAGCTGGCATG GAGGAAGGTGATGATTATACACTCAGTGCCTGTAGGCGACTGCACAACTCTCTGGAACGGTCTGAACTGCCTGCGAAGCAGGGGCTGCCAGAGCCTGGGCAAGGACGGGCTGAGGAACGGTTACGGCcaaccaggccctgtgctgaggaGAACTGA